One window of Flavobacterium dauae genomic DNA carries:
- a CDS encoding exodeoxyribonuclease III, which produces MKILSYNVNGIRAAITKGFLDWLQAANPDIICLQEIKATQDQIPVLEITAAGYPYQYYFPAEKKGYSGVAILSKTEPKKIVFGTGIDFMDKEGRNLRADFEDFSVMSLYLPSGTNIERLSHKFQYMADFQNYINELKKEVPNLIICGDYNICHQAIDIHDPIRNAKVSGFLPEEREWLDTFMKNGFVDSFRMLNPEPHNYSWWSYRANARNNNKGWRIDYHLVSENMKDRIKRAYILPDAKHSDHCPVAVEIE; this is translated from the coding sequence CTAATCCTGATATTATTTGTTTACAAGAAATTAAAGCAACACAAGATCAAATTCCTGTATTAGAAATTACGGCAGCAGGCTATCCATATCAATATTATTTTCCGGCAGAAAAAAAAGGATACAGCGGCGTTGCCATTTTAAGTAAAACCGAACCTAAAAAGATAGTTTTTGGAACCGGTATTGACTTTATGGATAAAGAAGGAAGAAACCTTCGTGCCGATTTTGAGGATTTTTCTGTGATGTCATTATACCTACCTTCGGGAACAAATATCGAGCGGTTGAGCCATAAATTCCAATATATGGCAGATTTTCAGAATTACATCAACGAACTGAAAAAAGAAGTTCCAAACCTGATTATTTGTGGCGATTACAACATTTGTCATCAGGCAATTGATATTCACGATCCTATACGCAATGCAAAAGTATCAGGTTTTTTACCTGAAGAACGCGAATGGCTGGATACTTTTATGAAAAACGGATTTGTTGATTCGTTCCGTATGTTGAATCCGGAGCCGCATAATTATTCGTGGTGGAGCTACCGTGCCAATGCCCGAAACAACAATAAAGGTTGGCGTATTGACTACCATTTGGTTTCAGAAAATATGAAAGATCGTATAAAACGAGCTTATATTTTGCCCGATGCCAAGCACTCTGACCACTGCCCTGTAGCGGTTGAAATTGAATAA